In Taeniopygia guttata chromosome 7, bTaeGut7.mat, whole genome shotgun sequence, a single window of DNA contains:
- the CHRNA1 gene encoding acetylcholine receptor subunit alpha: MSERMMKVHCVLLLLISSAGLARGYEDETRLVEDLFSNYNKVVRPVEDHRDAVVVTVGLQLIQLISVDEVNQIVTTNVRLKQQWTDVNLRWNPDDYGGVKKIRIPSDDIWRPDLVLYNNADGDFAIVKYTKVLLEHTGLITWTPPAIFKSYCEIIVTHFPFDQQNCSMKLGTWTYDGTMVVINPESDRPDLSNFMESGEWVMKDYRGWKHWVYYACCPDTPYLDITYHFLMQRLPLYFIVNVIIPCLLFSFLTGLVFYLPTDSGEKMTLSISVLLSLTVFLLVIVELIPSTSSAVPLIGKYMLFTMVFVIASIIITVIVINTHHRSPSTHTMPHWVRKIFIDTIPNVMFFSTMKRPSRDKQDKNIFAEDIDISDISGKSGSMPVNFYSPLTKNPDVKNAIEGIKYIAETMKSDQEASNAAEEWKFVAMVLDHLLLGIFMLVCFIGTLAVFAGRLIELNQQG, from the exons ATGAGTGAGAGGATGATGAAGGTCCATTGTGTACTACTCCTCCTCATCTCCTCAG ctgggctggcccGGGGCTATGAGGACGAGACTCGCCTGGTGGAGGACCTGTTCAGTAACTACAACAAGGTGGTGCGGCCCGTGGAGGACCATCGGGACGCCGTCGTTGTCACCGTGGGGCTGCAGCTCATCCAGCTCATCAGCGTG GATGAAGTAAATCAGATTGTGACAACCAACGTACGATTGAAACAG CAATGGACAGACGTCAACCTCAGATGGAATCCAGATGACTACGGTGGTGTAAAAAAAATCCGCATCCCCTCAGATGATATCTGGCGGCCAGACCTTGTTCTTTACAACAA TGCAGATGGTGATTTTGCCATTGTAAAATACACCAAAGTCCTCCTGGAGCACACAGGTCTGATCACCTGGACACCACCAGCTATTTTTAAGAGTTACTGTGAAATTATAGTCACGCACTTCCCATTTGACCAGCAGAACTGCAGTATGAAGTTGGGAACTTGGACATACGATGGTACAATGGTTGTTATTAACCCG GAGAGCGATCGCCCTGATCTGAGTAACTTCATGGAGAGTGGGGAGTGGGTGATGAAGGATTACCGAGGCTGGAAGCACTGGGTTTACTACGcttgctgccctgacacccCTTACCTGGACATCACCTACCACTTCCTCATGCAACGCCTGCCTCTCTACTTCATTGTGAACGTCATCATCCCCTGcctgctcttctcctttttAACAGGGTTAGTTTTTTACCTACCCACAGATTCAG GTGAGAAAATGACCCTCAGcatctctgtcctgctgtcttTGACTGTGTTCCTGCTGGTCATCGTGGAGCTGATTCCCTCCACCTCCAGCGCAGTGCCTCTGATTGGCAAGTACATGCTGTTTACCATGGTGTTTGTCATCGCCTCGATCATCATCACCGTCATCGTCATCAACACCCACCACCGCTCCCCGAGCACGCACACCATGCCCCActgggtcaggaag ATCTTTATTGACACAATCCCAAACGTCATGTTTTTCTCTACAATGAAACGACCATCAAGAGacaaacaagacaaaaatatttttgcgGAAGATATTGACATTTCTGACATTTCTGGAAAGTCAGGTTCTATGCCTGTCAACTTCTACTCCCCGCTTACCAAAAATCCAGACGTGAAAAACGCTATAGAGGGAATCAAATACATTGCAGAAACTATGAAATCGGACCAAGAAGCCAGTAAT gctgcAGAAGAATGGAAGTTTGTTGCAATGGTGCTTGATCATCTCCTCCTTGGCATATTTATGCTAGTTTGTTTTATAGGAACATTAGCTGTATTTGCTGGTCGCCTTATTGAATTAAATCAGCAAGGATGA